In Saccharicrinis fermentans DSM 9555 = JCM 21142, a genomic segment contains:
- a CDS encoding ABC transporter permease yields MTIFKQYLRNFWRYKQTSICSIGSLSIAMATTLIIGWWSLHEFSVDQFNQDKDSIYRICRAGYINNESIKIGSCYGKEAAAFKQKFAEIQEVVRVVNQFEAKLQVNQIKGKDVVFAVDSNFFHFFTYDLIRGDKNTCLSSPSSIVISEKAQKKYFPNGNCMGEIITYEGKTWTVTAIMKNVPTNSHLQFDLLVPITGIPRINQEQWGGNDIYKTYIKLAPNTSIPLLEKNMLKVLHQAIPPFREIPIEYKLQALTDIYFDTQYFRFDSVKKGDKRFSFILSFMALAILCIACINFTNLYISTSFLRAKSIAIKKSNGATQVQLIFEFFSETSLYVLLSLVIGLLLAINLLPVFNQLVNSQVSFHLLSPKLYVFLGLIGLITMLLAGAFPAFSLSKLNIVNTLKGKSANKVFSGFQKSLVIIQFAASIVLLITMITIKKQVYFMQHTSLGFDHNNIIYLSTAQDISSHYQSFKQKLEKSPYIAQVSSKSCLPNEWKTGSAVSVPGSSKDPYIMEICKIKANYWDVLKFKIIQGEDISRHDEGKNYVWINESAAQVLMLDEPIGKSITVYDEPMIIKGVLANAKTKSLHSKTDPQIYIPTDTVKSSYPILIKTTGNTPKALKALKKQWLTYNPNLDFEYHFLDQTYYQLYEHEIKSGQMVTWGMMIALLITSTGLVALTHYTTQRRTKEIGIRKANGAKIHELVWMLIKSTLQWVIIGFIIALPIGYYIAHDWLQNFAYTTPLSWWVFALAGVITLAIALLTVSWQSWRAATKNPVEALRYE; encoded by the coding sequence ATGACTATTTTTAAACAATACCTACGAAATTTCTGGAGATATAAACAAACGAGTATTTGTAGTATCGGAAGTTTAAGTATCGCCATGGCCACCACACTGATCATTGGCTGGTGGAGCTTACATGAGTTCAGTGTCGATCAATTTAACCAAGACAAAGACTCCATATATCGCATTTGTCGAGCCGGATACATAAATAATGAGTCTATTAAAATAGGCTCTTGTTACGGAAAAGAAGCAGCAGCGTTTAAACAAAAATTTGCAGAAATACAAGAAGTAGTCAGGGTAGTCAATCAATTTGAGGCTAAGTTACAAGTAAACCAAATAAAAGGCAAAGATGTTGTATTTGCTGTTGATTCAAATTTCTTTCATTTTTTTACGTACGATTTAATAAGAGGCGATAAAAACACCTGTTTGTCGTCTCCTTCATCCATAGTAATTTCAGAGAAAGCACAAAAAAAATACTTCCCAAATGGGAATTGTATGGGCGAGATAATCACCTATGAAGGAAAAACTTGGACGGTTACGGCTATTATGAAAAATGTGCCTACCAACTCCCATTTGCAGTTTGATCTTCTGGTACCCATTACCGGAATACCGAGGATCAACCAAGAACAATGGGGAGGCAATGATATTTACAAGACCTATATAAAACTAGCACCCAACACCTCTATACCCTTACTCGAAAAAAATATGTTAAAGGTACTTCATCAGGCAATACCTCCTTTTAGAGAAATACCCATTGAATATAAGCTACAGGCCCTCACCGATATCTATTTCGACACCCAATATTTTAGGTTTGATTCAGTAAAAAAAGGTGATAAACGATTTTCATTTATTTTGTCGTTTATGGCCTTGGCCATTTTATGCATTGCATGTATCAATTTTACCAACTTATATATATCCACTTCATTCCTTCGCGCCAAGTCCATTGCCATCAAAAAAAGCAATGGAGCCACTCAAGTGCAATTGATTTTTGAATTTTTCAGCGAAACTTCTTTGTACGTACTATTATCGTTAGTGATAGGCTTACTCTTAGCCATTAACCTTTTACCAGTATTTAACCAACTGGTGAATTCACAAGTAAGCTTCCATCTCCTGAGTCCAAAGCTCTATGTGTTTTTAGGCCTTATAGGCCTCATAACCATGCTACTTGCAGGTGCATTTCCGGCATTTTCACTTTCAAAACTCAATATAGTGAACACATTAAAGGGCAAAAGCGCCAACAAAGTATTCTCTGGCTTTCAAAAAAGCTTAGTGATCATACAATTTGCCGCCTCCATCGTACTGTTAATAACGATGATAACCATTAAAAAACAAGTATACTTCATGCAGCACACAAGCCTGGGTTTTGATCATAATAACATCATCTACTTAAGCACTGCTCAAGATATTTCTAGTCATTACCAATCATTCAAGCAGAAATTAGAAAAAAGCCCCTATATAGCACAAGTAAGTTCCAAAAGCTGTTTGCCAAACGAATGGAAAACAGGAAGTGCAGTATCAGTTCCCGGCTCTTCAAAGGATCCATATATAATGGAGATTTGTAAAATTAAGGCTAACTATTGGGATGTATTGAAGTTTAAAATAATTCAAGGAGAAGATATAAGCAGGCACGACGAAGGCAAGAATTATGTGTGGATAAACGAGAGTGCCGCTCAAGTATTGATGCTTGACGAACCCATCGGTAAAAGCATTACTGTGTATGATGAACCCATGATCATTAAAGGCGTTCTGGCCAATGCAAAAACCAAATCATTGCACAGCAAAACAGATCCTCAGATTTACATACCCACAGACACAGTAAAATCATCCTACCCTATACTAATTAAAACAACAGGTAATACACCCAAAGCCCTTAAAGCCCTGAAAAAACAATGGTTGACATATAATCCAAACCTTGATTTTGAATATCATTTCTTGGATCAGACCTACTATCAGCTATATGAGCACGAGATAAAATCAGGACAAATGGTCACATGGGGAATGATGATTGCCCTATTGATCACCAGCACAGGCTTAGTGGCCTTAACGCATTACACCACACAACGCAGAACCAAAGAAATAGGCATACGTAAAGCCAATGGAGCTAAAATACATGAACTTGTTTGGATGCTGATAAAAAGCACCTTGCAATGGGTGATCATAGGCTTTATCATAGCTCTTCCCATCGGTTATTATATCGCCCATGATTGGCTCCAAAACTTTGCCTATACAACCCCACTAAGCTGGTGGGTATTTGCCTTGGCCGGAGTCATCACCTTAGCCATAGCTCTACTCACGGTTAGTTGGCAGAGCTGGCGTGCAGCCACAAAAAATCCGGTGGAAGCATTGAGGTATGAGTGA
- a CDS encoding FtsX-like permease family protein: MMKKKKYNIANSIGISLAFMITVFTVSRISNELSYDKFHTQYKSIYRIICDKNEDKDGEFSCRISTKYNQPLYDKFTDIQSITKIIPAQHLILISGDEKFYPTKVFKTSHSFFKMFDFPIIYGSKQNLFDNAREAAISRSAAKKYFGTENVTGKTLQIKTQWQQEPITYQIMAILEDFPTNSHFKAEILLSYPEEEIKTEDNFAYTYLLLKKNCKIDHFSSALNHYWEEKTRANETKPNFLLQPLQDIHLKSNLWDELEQNGSINTLFVLLCGAIVVFLTALINSSNLNYIRFTIDHKEYTIRKINGASFFNIAKIVIKKSLYQTSTAIIIGTIIICYISYSTPYSFLFSSPIKWITISALGFYLLYAAISFLPLLSEKVKKNFYGEPTYGTQKFIYPTIFQIALSSSAIIFSIIIFQQIKLIGNLHPGKEKESIIIIPNVPYKAIGRYETFKSNLLQHSVIRNVSGSLLEPGAILAFNCPYSLDGAPCDPTKKINLLSIDKDFFLLFDIQPIAGTLDMGTTSCYEWENIAIKANNVQTKNIEYVKILEKYNQEHGRHIEKYVINKEALKLFNIQQAIDAIGKQLKPEFIAPYLLPKGEIIGVIDDLHYQNIFSKEQPIVLTAKKIMNSTFIIKIDPHRKKEALQVIKKEWSKINTEYPIDYQFLPDLYYKMYRNEYQEKNAIMIFSCISILISSIGMYTLSSYSTLRKTKEVGIRKVNGADSYQIIVLLLKEYTKWIFIALIIAIPISYLWAIQWLQNFAYKTTLNGWIFALAGVITLAIALLTVSWQSWRAATKNPVEALRYE; this comes from the coding sequence ATGATGAAAAAAAAGAAATATAACATTGCTAATTCCATTGGTATATCTCTGGCCTTTATGATCACGGTTTTCACTGTTTCAAGAATTAGCAATGAACTCTCTTATGACAAATTTCACACTCAATACAAATCTATTTATAGGATAATATGTGACAAAAACGAAGATAAAGACGGTGAATTTTCCTGTCGAATATCAACTAAGTACAATCAACCACTATACGATAAATTCACTGATATTCAAAGCATAACAAAGATTATACCTGCACAACATCTTATCCTCATAAGTGGAGACGAAAAATTTTATCCTACAAAAGTATTTAAAACAAGTCATTCGTTCTTTAAAATGTTTGATTTTCCCATTATATATGGGAGCAAACAGAACTTATTTGACAACGCCAGAGAAGCTGCCATAAGCCGTTCTGCCGCCAAAAAATATTTTGGAACAGAGAATGTGACTGGAAAAACATTGCAAATAAAAACACAATGGCAACAAGAACCAATCACGTACCAAATCATGGCTATTCTGGAAGATTTCCCTACCAATTCACATTTTAAAGCAGAAATCTTATTGTCTTATCCAGAAGAAGAAATAAAGACCGAAGATAATTTTGCATACACTTACTTGTTACTGAAGAAGAATTGTAAAATCGACCATTTTAGTTCAGCACTAAATCACTATTGGGAAGAAAAAACGAGAGCAAACGAAACAAAACCTAACTTCCTTTTACAACCGTTACAAGATATTCACTTGAAAAGTAATTTATGGGATGAATTAGAACAAAATGGAAGTATAAATACTTTATTTGTACTACTATGCGGGGCCATTGTTGTTTTTTTAACAGCACTCATTAATAGTTCAAACCTCAATTATATTAGATTTACCATAGACCATAAAGAATATACAATTCGCAAAATAAATGGGGCTTCTTTTTTTAACATTGCAAAAATCGTCATTAAAAAATCATTATACCAAACGTCAACAGCCATCATAATTGGAACTATCATTATCTGTTATATATCCTACTCAACGCCTTATTCATTTCTATTTTCCAGCCCTATCAAATGGATCACAATCAGCGCTTTGGGATTCTACCTTTTGTATGCAGCGATTTCATTTTTACCTCTCCTATCTGAAAAGGTAAAGAAAAACTTCTATGGTGAACCCACATATGGCACACAAAAATTTATTTATCCCACCATCTTTCAGATAGCTTTATCCTCCTCAGCCATTATATTTTCAATCATTATTTTTCAACAAATAAAATTAATTGGGAACCTTCATCCTGGAAAAGAAAAGGAATCCATTATAATTATACCCAATGTTCCATACAAAGCTATCGGACGTTATGAAACATTCAAGTCTAACTTATTACAACATTCTGTAATAAGAAACGTTAGTGGTTCATTACTTGAGCCAGGGGCCATACTTGCTTTTAATTGTCCTTATAGCCTGGATGGTGCTCCCTGCGACCCAACAAAAAAAATAAACCTACTTTCTATAGACAAAGATTTCTTTTTATTGTTTGACATACAACCCATCGCAGGAACACTAGACATGGGAACAACTTCCTGTTACGAATGGGAAAATATAGCTATTAAGGCAAACAATGTGCAAACAAAAAACATAGAATACGTGAAGATTCTAGAAAAATACAACCAAGAACATGGACGCCATATAGAAAAGTATGTGATCAATAAAGAAGCTTTAAAATTATTTAACATACAACAAGCCATTGATGCAATAGGTAAACAATTAAAACCCGAATTTATAGCTCCATACCTACTACCCAAAGGTGAAATCATTGGGGTAATTGATGATCTTCATTATCAAAACATATTTTCAAAAGAACAGCCCATCGTTTTGACTGCAAAAAAAATCATGAATAGCACCTTTATAATAAAGATAGATCCTCATCGAAAAAAAGAAGCTTTACAAGTAATAAAAAAAGAATGGTCAAAAATAAACACAGAATACCCTATTGATTATCAATTCTTACCAGATTTATATTACAAAATGTACCGCAATGAATACCAGGAAAAAAATGCAATCATGATCTTTTCCTGTATATCCATTCTAATATCATCCATCGGCATGTATACACTATCATCCTACAGCACTCTTCGTAAAACAAAGGAAGTGGGCATACGTAAAGTCAATGGAGCCGACTCCTACCAGATTATAGTTCTGCTATTAAAAGAATATACGAAATGGATCTTCATAGCATTAATCATTGCTATCCCTATCTCTTATTTATGGGCCATTCAATGGCTCCAAAATTTTGCCTACAAAACAACGCTCAATGGGTGGATATTTGCCTTGGCTGGAGTCATCACCTTAGCCATTGCTCTACTCACGGTTAGTTGGCAAAGCTGGCGTGCAGCCACAAAAAATCCTGTGGAAGCATTGAGGTATGAGTGA
- a CDS encoding GNAT family N-acetyltransferase has product MKYVRWLCNYLLRIINYLFPIPWQVHSFNKKKNIAGQNQDGIQIHALFAKRKIAGWVWLTIGRYYSADHYPYGVIYSLGVATVFRRLGIGKTLIAQCLQLGKENGLKELVVLVLNSNKRALLFYNKLGFKDAQKGLYPEQYSLETSLFPSTNYTVLVISTQHKS; this is encoded by the coding sequence ATGAAATATGTTCGTTGGTTGTGTAATTACTTATTAAGAATTATAAATTACTTATTTCCCATCCCTTGGCAAGTACATTCTTTTAATAAAAAGAAGAATATTGCAGGCCAAAATCAAGATGGCATCCAGATCCATGCCCTTTTTGCTAAAAGAAAGATTGCTGGATGGGTATGGTTAACCATTGGCCGGTATTATTCTGCCGATCATTATCCCTACGGAGTCATTTATTCTTTGGGAGTAGCAACGGTGTTCAGACGCCTCGGGATAGGAAAAACCTTAATAGCGCAATGCCTTCAGCTGGGAAAAGAAAATGGGCTTAAAGAATTAGTAGTGCTCGTATTGAACTCCAATAAAAGGGCTCTTCTCTTTTATAATAAGCTAGGATTTAAAGATGCCCAAAAAGGATTATATCCAGAGCAATACTCTCTTGAAACATCCCTTTTTCCCAGTACAAATTACACCGTTTTAGTCATCTCTACTCAGCACAAATCATAA
- a CDS encoding alpha/beta hydrolase yields the protein MKHIYLTLIVLLIFTSLMGQERDTIRLWSGEVPNEPLPKGAAVVSDNDKGNVLRLSQITDPAMVIFEPEMANGSGAGIIVCPGGGYSILAVDKEGYEIAEWLNKLGYTAFVLQYRIPKKREAALIDIQRAIRVVRSKVDIYGLHADRIGVMGFSAGGSLCARASTHFSVDTYAKSEALDSLSCRPDFSLLIYPAYLDEGLNNSLSPELDITEQTPPFFIFGTADDRYGNSPLVFTKALRDHQIPVDLHIISKGGHGYGLRPGNVAAQTWPALAEKWLSRTIR from the coding sequence ATGAAACATATTTATTTAACTTTAATAGTGCTTTTGATTTTTACGAGTTTGATGGGTCAAGAGCGAGACACCATTCGTTTATGGAGCGGAGAGGTTCCAAACGAACCCTTGCCCAAAGGTGCAGCTGTGGTGAGTGATAATGATAAAGGAAATGTACTTCGATTGTCGCAGATTACTGATCCTGCAATGGTAATTTTTGAGCCGGAAATGGCCAATGGTAGCGGTGCAGGCATCATTGTTTGTCCTGGCGGAGGGTATTCTATTTTGGCAGTGGACAAGGAAGGATATGAGATTGCAGAATGGTTAAATAAACTGGGTTACACTGCCTTTGTATTGCAATATAGGATACCAAAAAAAAGGGAGGCTGCATTGATTGATATTCAACGGGCCATTCGAGTGGTTCGGTCTAAAGTTGATATATATGGGCTTCATGCTGATAGAATAGGTGTTATGGGATTTTCTGCCGGAGGAAGCTTATGTGCTAGAGCATCAACTCATTTTAGTGTAGATACTTATGCGAAAAGTGAAGCGTTGGATAGTCTATCTTGTCGTCCTGATTTTTCCTTGTTGATTTATCCTGCTTATTTGGATGAAGGATTGAATAATAGTTTAAGTCCCGAATTGGATATCACAGAGCAAACACCTCCATTTTTTATATTTGGTACAGCGGATGATAGGTATGGAAATAGTCCACTGGTGTTTACAAAAGCTTTGAGAGATCATCAAATACCTGTTGATCTTCATATAATATCGAAAGGTGGTCATGGCTATGGTTTGCGACCAGGTAATGTGGCTGCTCAAACATGGCCTGCATTGGCTGAAAAGTGGTTGTCAAGAACTATTCGCTAA
- a CDS encoding TonB-dependent receptor, with protein MKYLFIGIDHSEPLLYFCPNLFRLILQITMIAMMKNRMYYLLLLCLLGSVFCFNIQAQNKPCVVKGTILNQKGLPISFATVAINNTGNGTVTDAQGTFQLATQFDGKAGLTIRSMGYKQKTITINLKKGKNINIFETLEESTQDIDEIVVSTKSKSTLIKQKGFAVNTVETKGASLQSVQSNELLDRMAGIQVKQEGGLGSRLSYNLNGLSGNAIRFFIDGIPMDYFGPSYSLSSIPPSSINRIEVYKGVVPVKLGNDALGGAVNIATKDDAKNGLDFSYSIGSFNTHQASINGVRRDNKTGFTIKGNAFYNYSDNNYTVKDVEAYDGDPALGRIKRIDAQRFNDGYLSYGGKFDIGFTGKKWADKLLFNLVFSHMDKEIQTGSTMEVVYGEREYNSSTIAPGINYIQSNFLTEGLDINLFTMYSHLTRQIVDTTSQEYDWSGRIHSDIIDYTTPGEAGDPTLNEDIETSLINRINITYQLNHQLKLGANYIRTDFNRSGDDVLLTLKERELLDDKGYIKNVAGLTVETNELIPGLTSSFFIKYYNLDVNALYRNSDFNNAIEQEHVKNNYKNTGFGMASSYKIFKDFIGQFSIENGVRLPESEEIFGNNTENITTNYNLKPERSLNANMGFNYSTSAINKHYLSFITNFFYRNTKDMIRQANSVSDEDYAFENLDDVLSTGVDLDLNYMYNRKLSIKMAMSVLNARFNTQYDENGAAYSYYKDRLRNEPYFHFNYGIKYSLENIIFNHSQTNISYGAKYIHEYFRNYSSSGSANKDMIPSQLSHNVGINISFPQKNYSISLDAKNIFNETLYDNFALQKPGRAIFFKINYSIH; from the coding sequence ATGAAATACCTATTTATTGGGATTGATCACTCTGAACCACTCCTTTACTTTTGCCCTAACTTATTTAGATTGATTCTACAAATCACCATGATCGCAATGATGAAGAACCGGATGTACTACCTACTCTTACTGTGCTTACTTGGCAGTGTGTTTTGCTTCAATATACAGGCACAAAACAAGCCTTGTGTCGTAAAAGGAACCATTCTCAATCAAAAAGGATTACCCATATCATTCGCAACCGTTGCCATTAATAACACAGGAAATGGAACAGTGACTGATGCCCAAGGCACTTTTCAGCTAGCAACCCAGTTCGATGGCAAAGCAGGCCTTACCATCCGAAGCATGGGATACAAACAAAAGACCATAACCATTAACCTCAAAAAAGGTAAGAACATAAACATATTCGAAACACTGGAAGAAAGCACTCAGGACATCGATGAGATAGTGGTAAGTACCAAAAGCAAATCTACACTCATCAAACAAAAAGGTTTCGCTGTAAACACAGTAGAAACCAAAGGCGCTAGTTTACAGAGCGTACAATCCAATGAACTTTTAGATCGGATGGCAGGCATTCAGGTGAAACAGGAAGGAGGACTGGGTTCCAGGCTTTCCTACAACCTCAATGGCTTAAGTGGAAATGCAATCCGTTTCTTTATCGATGGCATCCCCATGGACTACTTTGGACCTTCCTATTCTTTAAGTAGCATTCCGCCTTCCTCCATTAACAGAATAGAAGTCTACAAAGGCGTAGTACCCGTAAAACTAGGCAATGATGCCTTGGGCGGAGCGGTCAACATTGCCACAAAAGATGATGCCAAAAACGGATTAGATTTTTCCTATTCCATCGGCTCTTTTAATACCCATCAGGCATCTATCAACGGAGTTCGAAGAGATAACAAAACAGGATTCACTATTAAAGGAAATGCATTTTACAATTACTCCGACAACAACTACACGGTTAAAGATGTGGAAGCCTACGATGGCGATCCTGCTCTTGGAAGAATCAAACGGATAGATGCCCAACGGTTTAACGACGGATACCTATCCTATGGCGGAAAATTTGACATTGGTTTTACTGGTAAAAAATGGGCCGACAAGCTCTTGTTCAATTTAGTATTCTCCCATATGGATAAAGAAATCCAAACGGGATCAACCATGGAAGTAGTATATGGTGAACGAGAATATAATTCGTCTACCATAGCTCCAGGCATTAATTATATCCAGTCCAACTTCTTAACCGAGGGATTAGATATCAACTTATTTACGATGTATTCTCATTTAACACGTCAAATTGTTGATACTACCTCTCAGGAGTACGACTGGAGCGGACGTATACACAGTGACATTATTGACTATACAACACCAGGAGAAGCAGGTGATCCCACATTAAACGAAGACATAGAAACCAGTTTAATCAATCGTATAAACATCACCTACCAGCTAAACCACCAACTAAAACTTGGTGCTAATTACATCAGAACCGACTTTAACAGATCAGGAGACGATGTACTATTAACGCTCAAAGAACGAGAACTACTAGATGACAAAGGCTACATTAAAAATGTGGCAGGTCTGACCGTTGAAACGAATGAACTCATCCCTGGTCTCACATCTTCATTTTTTATAAAATATTACAACCTGGATGTGAACGCCTTATACAGAAATTCAGACTTCAACAATGCCATTGAACAGGAACATGTAAAAAATAATTATAAAAACACAGGCTTTGGTATGGCCTCATCCTATAAAATATTCAAAGATTTTATAGGGCAGTTTTCGATCGAAAATGGTGTCCGACTGCCAGAGTCTGAAGAAATATTTGGCAACAACACAGAAAATATCACCACCAACTATAACCTAAAACCCGAAAGAAGTTTGAATGCCAATATGGGCTTTAACTACAGCACCTCAGCCATCAACAAACATTACTTATCGTTCATCACAAACTTTTTCTACCGAAATACAAAGGACATGATACGTCAGGCCAACTCGGTGAGTGATGAAGATTACGCCTTTGAAAACTTAGATGATGTCTTAAGCACTGGAGTTGACTTAGACCTCAACTACATGTACAACCGAAAGCTAAGCATTAAGATGGCCATGTCTGTATTAAACGCCAGATTCAACACACAGTATGATGAAAATGGTGCCGCCTATTCCTACTATAAAGACAGACTCCGAAATGAACCCTATTTTCATTTTAACTACGGCATAAAATATTCATTGGAGAATATCATATTCAATCATAGCCAAACCAATATTTCTTACGGCGCAAAATACATACATGAGTATTTCAGGAACTACTCCAGTAGTGGTTCTGCCAATAAGGATATGATTCCCTCTCAGCTTTCGCATAATGTCGGCATTAACATTTCTTTTCCACAAAAGAACTATTCCATAAGTCTGGATGCAAAAAATATTTTCAACGAAACATTATACGACAATTTTGCCCTGCAGAAACCGGGCAGAGCTATTTTTTTTAAAATTAATTATTCAATTCATTAA